The Candidatus Tumulicola sp. genomic sequence TGCGGGCGAAGCCAAAGAACCACCGGAGCCGCCTGGATTGCCGTGCGTCGTGAAACCGCTCGCGCAGGGGTCGGCGGTCGGCGTCAGCGTCGTGCACTTCGCTGAATCGTGGGAAGACGCGGTGCGCGGCGCGAGCAGCTTCGGGGCCCCGATCCTCGTGGAGGAGTACGTCGAAGGCCGCGAGTTCACCGTCGCGATCCTCGAGCGACGCGCGTTGCCGGTGGTCGAGATCACGCCGCACGACGATTTCTACACCTACCATGCGAAGTACACGCCGGGCGCGAGCACGCACACCGTGCCAGCGATGCTTCCGACAGCGTTGGCGCAGCGCATGCAGGACTACGCGCTGCGTTTCCATCACATTCTTGGCTGCCGTGATTATTCTCGCGTTGATATCGTGATGTCCGTGACCAATTCGCTATATGTGTTGGAATGCAACACGTTGCCGGGGCTCACCCCGCTGAGCCTCTTCCCGGAGGCGGCGGCTGCCGCAGGCATTTCATACGAGGAGCTTGTCGATTCGCTGGTGCGCGCCGCTTGCGCCCGAGCCGGGGTGCACGCAGCGTGACGGAGGAGCGTGCCGCCCGGCCGCTGCGCGTCGTGCTCTTCGACCTCGACGGCACGCTCATCGATTCGACCGACCTCATCCTCAACTCATACGAGCACACGTATCGGACGCTCGGACGCATCATGGGTCGCGAACAGATCCAGGCCGACTTCGGGCTGCCGCTGCGCGACACGCTCGAGCGCTACTTCCACGGCGACGAACTCCGGCGCG encodes the following:
- a CDS encoding D-alanine--D-alanine ligase, which produces MTATSAGKPKVAVIAGGDSAEREISLQTGAGVVNALESLGYPHVTLDFDASFVDRLRAERPDVVFNALHGGAGEDGTVQAILDWLKVPYQGSGLRACAAAMDKWTSKALLRMHDLPTPRGVRLDVDAGEAKEPPEPPGLPCVVKPLAQGSAVGVSVVHFAESWEDAVRGASSFGAPILVEEYVEGREFTVAILERRALPVVEITPHDDFYTYHAKYTPGASTHTVPAMLPTALAQRMQDYALRFHHILGCRDYSRVDIVMSVTNSLYVLECNTLPGLTPLSLFPEAAAAAGISYEELVDSLVRAACARAGVHAA